From one Scophthalmus maximus strain ysfricsl-2021 chromosome 19, ASM2237912v1, whole genome shotgun sequence genomic stretch:
- the ela3l gene encoding elastase 3 like, with amino-acid sequence MIPIVLASVLIACAFGCGTPPIEPLTSRVVNGVDAKPHSWPWQISLQYERNGEWRHTCGGSLIAANWVMTAAHCINTKLSYRVFVGKHNLVEEELGSQAILPEKIVVHEKWNSIFVALGNDIALIKLSESVTLSNHVQLACMPPAGTLLANLYPCYITGWGRLYTGGPIADKLQQALMPVADHATCSKPDWWGGAVRKSMVCGGGDGIVGGCNGDSGGPLNCKNSEGAWEVHGIASFVSGLGCNYAKKPTVFTRVSAFNDWIDMVMMNN; translated from the exons ATGATCCCCATTGTGCTGGCCTCAGTGCTCATTGCTTGCG CCTTTGGGTGCGGCACCCCACCCATTGAGCCCCTGACCTCCCGTGTGGTCAATGGAGTAGATGCCAAGCCCCACAGCTGGCCCTGGCAG ATCTCTCTGCAGTATGAGAGGAACGGTGAATGGAGACACACTTGTGGTGGATCTCTGATTGCTGCCAACTGGGTCAtgactgctgctcactgcaTCAA CACCAAGCTCTCCTACAGAGTGTTTGTGGGCAAACACAACCTGGTTGAGGAAGAGCTTGGCTCCCAGGCTATCCTGCCTGAGAAGATTGTTGTCCATGAGAAATGGAACTCCATCTTCGTGGCCCTCGG AAACGACATTGCCCTGATCAAGCTGTCAGAGTCTGTGACTTTGAGCAACCACGTGCAGTTGGCATGTATGCCTCCTGCTGGCACTCTGCTGGCCAACCTCTACCCCTGCTACATCACCGGATGGGGCAGGCTGTACA CTGGAGGCCCCATAGCTGATAAGCTGCAGCAGGCTTTGATGCCTGTGGCTGATCATGCCACCTGCTCCAAGCCTGACTGGTGGGGTGGTGCCGTCAGGAAAAGCATGGTGTGTGGTGGCGGCGATGGAATCGTGGGTGGATGCAAC GGAGACTCGGGTGGCCCACTTAACTGCAAGAACTCCGAGGGAGCCTGGGAGGTCCACGGCATCGCCAGCTTTGTCTCTGGCCTTGGCTGCAACTATGCAAAGAAACCCACTGTCTTCACCCGTGTCTCTGCTTTCAATGATTGGATCGacatg GTTATGATGAACAACTAA